The region CGGCCGGGAGGCCGTCCGCCCGCGCCGCCGCATAGGTGGAGGCGGCATGCTGCGCGAGCTCTTCGAGCACGTCGTCATCGAGCGGCAGCCGGGCGGCGAGGCGGGCTTTCCAGTTCATGACGCGGTCCGTATCCGGGCGACGCGATTGAGCGCCGAGAAGAAGGTGTCCCAGACGCCGCGCTGGCGCGCCAGCGTCGCGCGGCCGCTGCGCGTCAGCTTGTAGTAGCGGCGCCGGCGCTGACCTTCACGCTCCACCCAGCGCCCTTCGATCAGCCCGCGGTCCTCGAGGCGATAGAGCGTCGGGTAGAGCGAGGTGACGTGAAAGTTGATCTCCCCGTCCGAGCGGCTCGCGATCAACTGGCCGATCTCGTAGCCGTGCCGCTGGCGCTCTTCGAGCAGGGCGAGGATGAGGAGCTCGGCGCTGCCGCGTTTCAGCTCCCGCGCCAGCGATGTCGTGCCCATATATGGCCACAACTAATATCACAAGTCGGGGGGCCGGGGATCGGGCAACGGGGAGCGAGCCGCGAGCGGCGAGCGGACCGCGGGGAGCGGGCAGCGCCCGGTGCAATCGGATATATTCCCAAGCCATGGATTCGCTCGATTTCTGGTCGATGCTCTTCGTGTTCATGCTGGCGACGTTCGTCGGCTTCCAGGTCATTCAGAACGTCTCGCGCCTGCTCCACACGCCGCTGATGTCGCTGACCAACGCGATCTCGGCGATCGCGGTCGTCGGCTCGATCCTGATCGCCGGCGAGCGGGAGTCGGATCTGACGACCCTGCTGGGCGTGGTGGCGGTGGCCGCGTCGATGACCAACATCGTGAGCGGGTTCCTGATCACCGATCGGATGCTCAAGATGTTCCGCGAGAAGCAGAAGTGAACGAGCACTTCATCCAGGCCAGTTACTTCCTCGCCGCCATCCTCTTCATCCTCTCGCTGCGGTGGCTGAATCATCCCCGCACGGCGCGGCGCGGCGTCGCCGCCGGCGTCGGCGGGATGGCGGCGGCGATCGTCGGGACGCTCCTGGCGCCCGAGATCGTCGACTACCGGTGGATCGCCGTGGCGCTGGTCGCCGGCACGATCGCGGGGATCCCGCTGTCGCGTGTCGCGCTCACCGCCGTGCCGCAGCGGACGGCGCTGTCGCACGCCTTCGGCGGGCTCGCGGCAGGGCTGGTGGGCACCGCCAAGTACATCATCTGGCTGGAGCACGGCGAGCTGACGACGTTCCGGGTCTCGGCCATCGCGCTCGAA is a window of Vicinamibacterales bacterium DNA encoding:
- a CDS encoding PadR family transcriptional regulator, which translates into the protein MGTTSLARELKRGSAELLILALLEERQRHGYEIGQLIASRSDGEINFHVTSLYPTLYRLEDRGLIEGRWVEREGQRRRRYYKLTRSGRATLARQRGVWDTFFSALNRVARIRTAS
- a CDS encoding NAD(P) transhydrogenase subunit alpha, encoding MDSLDFWSMLFVFMLATFVGFQVIQNVSRLLHTPLMSLTNAISAIAVVGSILIAGERESDLTTLLGVVAVAASMTNIVSGFLITDRMLKMFREKQK